From the Solanum lycopersicum chromosome 10, SLM_r2.1 genome, one window contains:
- the LOC101261173 gene encoding serine carboxypeptidase-like 18 yields MARVTLFLLLLLVYGVVSDHFIVETLPGFHGKLPFTLETGYISVGEEEKVQLFYFFVQSERDPRNDPLMIWLTGGPGCSGLSSFVYEIGPLTFDYANSSGNFPKLELNSYSWTKVANIIFIDQPAGTGYSYANTSEAYNCNDTLSVTLTYDFLRKWLMDHPEYLNNPLYVGGDSYSGIFVALLTRKIYDGIEVGDRPRVNIKGYIQGNALTDRSIDFNGRVKYANHMGLISDKIYQSAKANCNGNYIDVDPNNILCLNDLQKATRCLKNIRRAQILEPYCDLPYLMGILQETPTNGQSVFPIAGPWCREKNYIYSYVWANDKAVQKALNVREGTTLEWVRCNESMHYRGKERTESYVYDVPSVIDDHQHLTSKSCRALIYSGDHDMVVPHLSTKEWIETLKLPIADDWEPWFVDGQVAGYKVKYLQNDYEMTYATVKGAGHTAPEYKPEQCLPMVDRWFSGDPL; encoded by the exons ATGGCGCGGGTCACACTGTTTCTATTGCTGCTACTTGTATACGGTGTAGTCTCCGATCACTTCATTGTTGAAACTCTTCCTGGGTTTCATGGAAAACTTCCATTTACACTCGAAACTGG TTATATTAGTGTTGGAGAAGAGGAAAAAGTGCAgctattttatttctttgtacAATCTGAGAGAGACCCACGAAATGATCCTCTCATGATTTGGCTCACCGGAGGTCCTGGTTGTTCTGGTCTGTCTTCCTTTGTATATGAAATTG GCCCTTTAACCTTTGATTATGCAAATTCTAGTGGAAATTTCCCGAAACTGGAGTTGAACTCATATTCTTGGACCAAG GTGgcaaacataatatttatagaTCAACCTGCTGGCACAGGCTACTCATATGCAAACACTTCAGAAGCTTACAACTGCAATGACACCCTCTCTGTAACTCTAActtatgacttccttagaaag tggcttATGGATCATCCCGAGTATCTCAACAATCCACTATATGTTGGTGGTGATTCCTACTCAGGCATTTTTGTTGCACTGCTTACTCGCAAAATATACGATG GTATTGAAGTTGGTGACAGGCCTCGAGTTAATATCAAA GGATATATACAAGGCAATGCTCTAACAGATAGATCCATCGACTTCAATGGTAGAGTCAAATATGCTAATCATATGGGACTTATTTCAGATAAGATCTATCAG TCGGCGAAAGCAAATTGCAATGGGAATTACATTGACGTTGATCCAAATAACATATTATGCCTAAATGATCTTCAAAAAGCAACAAGG TGTCTCAAGAACATACGACGGGCGCAAATTTTAGAGCCTTACTGTGACCTTCCATATTTAATGGGTATTCTCCAAGAAACTCCTACAAATGGCCAGTCAGTATTTCCAATTGCAGGACCATGGTGTCGA GAAAAGAATTACATATACTCCTATGTTTGGGCAAATGATAAAGCTGTCCAAAAAGCACTAAACGTTCGTGAG GGAACAACATTGGAGTGGGTGAGATGCAATGAAAGCATGCATTATAGAGGTAAGGAGAGAACTGAGTCATATGTGTATGATGTCCCAAGTGTCATTGATGATCATCAACATCTCACCAGCAAATCCTGTCGAGCACTAATTTACAG TGGTGACCATGACATGGTTGTTCCTCATTTGAGCACGAAAGAATGGATAGAGACTTTGAAACTGCCAATTGCAGATGATTGGGAGCCTTGGTTTGTTGACGGTCAAGTAGCAGG atACAAAGTGAAGTATTTACAAAATGATTATGAAATGACATATGCAACTGTTAAG ggTGCGGGGCATACAGCTCCTGAATACAAGCCGGAACAATGCCTGCCCATGGTTGATAGGTGGTTTTCCGGTGACCCTCTTTGA